In Glycine max cultivar Williams 82 chromosome 7, Glycine_max_v4.0, whole genome shotgun sequence, a single window of DNA contains:
- the LOC100809028 gene encoding reticulon-like protein B9 codes for MAHDTSSDSENEIIGARAKLFGHEKPIHEVLGGGKVADMLLWRDRYVSGALLGGMTVIWFLFEIVEYNFVALLCHISITTMLVLFIWSTVADIFKWKGPQIPNIVLQESFFHDLASILHKRFNQLLPMLLHISCGIDLPIFLLNIVSLYILSVIGSYFSFVNLLYIGFLCMQTLPIVYERYEEEINNWVSDIIIVIRKNYRRFNKNYLNKIPRGPVKAKKTQ; via the exons ATGGCGCACGAtacatcatctgattctgaaaatgaaattattgGAGCACGGGCAAAGCTCTTTGGACATGAAAAACCGATTCATGAAGTTCTTGGAGGAGGAAAAG TGGCAGATATGTTATTATGGAGGGACAGATATGTATCAGGTGCGCTTTTGGGTGGGATGACTGTGATATGGTTTCTATTTGAGATCGTTGAGTACAATTTCGTGGCACTCCTTTGTCACATTTCCATCACCACCATGCTTGTTCTATTCATATGGTCCACGGTTGCAGATATATTTAAATG gaAAGGTCCCCAGATCCCAAACATTGTTTTACAGGAATCTTTCTTCCATGATCTTGCTTCCATCCTCCACAAAAGATTTAACCAGTTATTACCAATGCTCCTCCACATTTCATGTGGAATAGACCTGCCAATCTTTCTTCTG AACATTGTTTCTCTCTATATTCTGTCAGTGATTGGAAGCTACTTCAGTTTTGTCAATCTGCTATATATTG GGTTTCTCTGCATGCAAACGCTGCCAATTGTGTATGAACGGTATGAGGAAGAAATCAACAATTGGGTCAGCGATATCATAATAGTTATAAGGAAAAACTATAGGAGGTTTAACAAGAACTACCTCAACAAAATTCCCAGAGGACCAGTGAAGGCAAAGAAAACCCAATAA
- the LOC100808490 gene encoding chlorophyllase-1 has translation MAQRAQPVLATDVFQMGNIQWKQFNVDTSSASFSPPKPLLIFTPTVPGAYPVILFVHGFFIRNFYYSKLLAHIVSHGFIIVAPQLFSNGLPMYGPTEVEYAGKVADWIAEELQHLLPENVEANLDKLVLSGHSRGGKTVFAVALGHAKTNLKFSALVGTSKYCRTRPHILTGKPRSFDLKMPVEVIGTGLGPEKLNCCTPPCAPDGVNYKEFFNECKPPCAKFVVAKYGHMDMLNDDTPGLIGTLVSKCMCKNGTTGPRDLMRRTTGGLVVSFLRAQLNDLWKDFDAILKDPNLAPTEVDGVDYIPA, from the exons ATGGCGCAGAGAGCTCAACCAGTATTGGCCACAGATGTTTTCCAAATGGGAAACATCCAATGGAAGCAATTCAATGTTGATACATCCAGTGCTTCCTTCTCACCTCCAAAACCATTGCTAATTTTTACACCAACTGTTCCTGGCGCATACCCTGTAATATTGTTCGTCCATGGCTTTTTCATTCGCAATTTCTACTACTCAAAGCTCCTAGCCCACATAGTCTCACATGGATTCATAATCGTTGCTCCTCAACTG TTTTCCAATGGGCTTCCTATGTATGGACCCACTGAAGTGGAATATGCAGGAAAAGTTGCGGATTGGATAGCTGAGGAGCTTCAACATTTGCTTCCAGAGAACGTTGAAGCCAATTTGGACAAACTGGTTCTATCAGGTCACAGTAGGGGTGGGAAAACTGTATTTGCTGTGGCTCTTGGTCATGCAAAAACTAATCTCAAGTTTTCAGCACTTGTAGGCACATCTAAATATTGTAGAACACGTCCTCATATTCTCACTGGCAAGCCACGGTCCTTTGATTTGAAAATGCCAGTTGAAGTAATTGGCACTGGATTGGGCCCAGAGAAGCTTAATTGTTGTACTCCACCGTGTGCTCCTGATGGGGTGAACTATAAGGAGTTCTTCAACGAGTGCAAACCCCCTTGTGCTAAATTTGTTGTAGCAAAGTATGGTCACATGGACATGTTGAATGATGACACACCAGGGCTAATTGGGACATTGGTGTCAAAGTGTATGTGTAAGAATGGGACGACGGGTCCTAGGGACTTGATGAGAAGGACCACTGGAGGGTTGGTTGTGTCCTTCTTGAGGGCACAATTGAATGACCTATGGAAGGATTTTGATGCTATTTTAAAGGACCCTAATCTTGCTCCCACTGAAGTCGATGGTGTA
- the LOC102661585 gene encoding uncharacterized protein: MGLPPPFLLSCFIFDLAPKIRREVLALQPISLPQATALAKLQEDKILDRRRTYRPNPPTPSNTLPPPPTPTPSQSPRQPFIHRTPEEMALRREKGLCYNCNDKWSTSHKCRGRILLLIEETDEAPPEPNLTTYHISYPPNIEPPDPPLDDPTPHISFNALSGLTAPATFCLYGFIHHNCVTVLIDNGSTHSFIQPRVARFISLTPMDTPLLHVMVGNDTILECRQQCAATPLLLQGHEFRVTFHLLPISGADIVLGIDWLKQFGPILTDHTTLSMKFTHNGTPVELSADVPLGPSSSSAKQILGMIHTGSTSSFFHLSLHHPSPPLEAITTHTIFEISHILSQYSVIFLNTSSLPPSCDIAHHIILQPSTGLVNVRPYHYPFFQKAEIEKQVSELLLDGLIRVSHSPFSSPVLLVKKKDGSWRMCVDYWALNAVTVRDWFPLPTIEELLDDLGKASWLCKLDLKQGFHQILMAEEDIPKIAFRTHRDHCEYKVMPFGLCNSPFTFQAIMNSVL, translated from the coding sequence ATGGGCTTGCCTCCTCCTTTTTTGCtcagttgttttatttttgatttagcTCCGAAAATCCGCCGGGAGGTCCTTGCGTTACAACCCATTTCTCTCCCCCAAGCCACGGCGCTGGCCAAACTCCAGGAGGACAAAATCCTCGACCGCCGCCGTACCTACAGACCCAACCCACCTACTCCCTCAAACACTCTTCCTCCCCCTCCAACTCCGACACCCTCCCAATCACCCCGCCAACCTTTCATCCATCGCACTCCTGAAGAGATGGCCCTCCGTCGGGAGAAAGGTTTGTGCTACAATTGCAACGACAAGTGGAGCACATCCCACAAGTGTCGTGGTCGGATTCTGCTCCTCATAGAAGAAACCGACGAAGCCCCACCAGAACCTAACCTAACCACATACCATATTTCTTACCCTCCCAACATAGAACCCCCTGACCCACCACTTGATGACCCCACCCCTCACATTAGTTTCAACGCCCTCTCCGGTTTGACAGCCCCAGCGACATTCTGTCTATATGGCTTCATCCACCATAACTGCGTCACTGTCCTCATCGACAACGGAAGCACTCATAGCTTCATACAGCCTCGAGTGGCGCGATTTATCTCCCTCACTCCAATGGACACCCCTCTGCTGCACGTAATGGTTGGCAATGACACCATTTTGGAATGCCGACAACAATGTGCTGCCACACCACTGCTACTCCAGGGTCACGAGTTCCGGGTTACCTTTCACCTGCTACCTATAAGCGGAGCTGATATAGTCTTGGGCATAGACTGGCTTAAACAATTTGGGCCGATCCTTACTGATCACACCACCTTATCTATGAAGTTCACCCACAATGGCACACCAGTTGAATTAAGCGCTGATGTACCCCTTGggccttcttcttcctcagccaAGCAAATCCTCGGCATGATCCACACTGGCTCCACTTCTTCGTTCTTCCACCTTTCCCTCCACCACCCTTCCCCACCTCTTGAAGCCATAACCACCCATACCATTTTCGAAATTTCCCACATCCTATCCCAATACAGTGTCATCTTCCTAAACACCTCATCCCTCCCCCCCTCCTGTGACATTGCCCACCACATCATCCTCCAACCTTCCACAGGTCTGGTCAACGTGCGCCCATACCACTACCCTTTCTTCCAAAAAGCTGAGATTGAAAAACAGGTTTCAGAACTTCTTCTCGATGGCTTGATACGGGTAAGTCACAGCCCTTTCTCCTCACCAGTTCTTCTGGTTAAGAAAAAGGATGGAAGCTGGCGCATGTGCGTGGATTATTGGGCCTTGAATGCAGTCACCGTCCGTGACTGGTTTCCATTGCCGACAATTGAAGAATTATTAGATGACCTCGGCAAAGCTTCCTGGTTATGTAAATTGGACCTTAAACAAGGCTTCCACCAAATTCTAATGGCAGAGGAAGACATCCCGAAAATAGCTTTCAGAACCCATCGTGACCACTGTGAGTATAAGGTCATGCCTTTCGGGTTGTGCAATTCACCCTTCACATTCCAGGCTATTATGAACTCCGTATTATAG